The following DNA comes from Labrus mixtus chromosome 8, fLabMix1.1, whole genome shotgun sequence.
ATCGTTGTATTTATTGAGCTTCAACTTAAAATGTATCTACAACTGTAGCACAGTTCAATTGCTTTTTGAACAATTGCTTTAATGAaacccttctcctcctcacaatGGATGAATGAGCTAACATGCTATGTTTTGAAAACCATCTAATAGACAGCATTACTGTACctaacatttgtttaaaaatgttttctctctctttagtcAAAATGTCTGATTATGAAGAGAATGAGTCCAAGTTCCTGCGAAAAGCAAAGGAAAATCCATTTGTCCCAGTGGGTGAGTAGGCTACAGCTTGTGTCCTTACAGGGTTACAtcgtgtgggggagggggaagcTGCAGGTGTACCTGGGTTTTGTTAGAAACTTTAACTTGTAACAAAACTGTATTGTCCGAGAGCATGCTGTTGAATGCTTCTAAATGTTTTCAGTATTTGGTTTCAACTTACCACCCTCATTTCGTCTTAATTGGTCAACTAAGTAtaatgatttgtcttttttggtCCTATGCAGGAATGGCAGGATTCTTTGCCATCGTTGGGTACAGactgctgaaaatgaaaagtcGCGGCGATACGAAGATGTCAGTTCACCTGATTCACATGCGTGTGGCTGCTCAAGGATTTGTAGTTGGAGCCATGACAATTGGTGTGCACTGAAACTTAGATGACACATTTCTGAATTGATCTCAGTGAGTTAGTACATTATGTTTTAAGTAGATATAAAGACTGCGATTTAACttgcctctctttttttctgttttcaggggTCATTTATTCAATGTACAGAGACTACATCGTCAAACCCAGAGAAGAGCAGAAAGCAGTTACACAAAAATAACACGGACTCTTGCCCTGATGATTTATGTCCCTTAATATTACCTCATATTAAGGTgtgtaaaacattttgtgttattAGAGATGTGTCATAATTTTTGTATGAACATGTCCCTTCACCACCTAACCTTttactttatatatttataatttattgaTTACAGTTCCTATCTTTAAGATGGTGTACCAGATGGTCAAGCCACCACTCCCGTCATGAAAATGAGATGTATTGACGCGGCTGTTTTTACAGTGGTTGCACTCTGTTGATTTGCAGCTGTAAAGCTCCTGGTGTGCTATCACTGTGGACAGGTGACATGATATGATACAGAGttctgctgccttttttttttttatgtgtgagtTAGATATGGAAGTAAAACAGTTTGAGGAGGCTCAGTTAAGATATAAACAGCAATggcagaaagtgtttttttcttcttttttcactgTTGTTGTATTCTTTTGTTTACTAATATAGGAACTTTTGCCAAATTAAGAATACTTGCACCTTAGACTATTTTTAGATGTGAATGCCtgagcatggggggggggggcttgataATATCTGGTCTTATGAAAGCCTTATTTGTCAAAAGGACAcaaactgattttaattacagtATCAGATtatcacacaaaacaaatgtatgaaTAGAAAGTAATATAATTTTCCACAATGTTGGAAGCTCCcatcaaacaaaaccacaaaagtGTTGGTAGACATAAAGCAAGTGGTTCAGTGACTGGTCTTTGCATATATTGATTTTAAAGGCCAGGTCCTTTTTTATAATATCATTATGTCGTGGCACAAAGGGGTCCAACGTTTCATTACATCAGCTTCACATCTTCATTCTTGATGTGCCAGCTAAACTGAGGTACAACTATACAGACTTTACAGTTTGAATATCATGCTGTACAGTCATCTTGTAATATATAATGCCTCATTAAATCCTTCACAGAGTTGAGTTGAATTGTTCTGTAGCATacaaagggatatttttgtaggttttaaaatgttctttgaaaataaaaaagtgtctcGTCATTCTGACACGGTGTTATCATTTTGAAACCTCTCCATGTTGCACTGAAATGTCTTTTGACCATTAAAGCGTATTTCTTATACAAACGCTAAGATACACTCTTATGTctgttcattttgattttgtctgttttgtgttaCACGTATCTCTCAGTACAACAGCACTGTAAACTACAGCCTCAGAAATAACCTGAAGTTCTCTTTTATCACTCTCTGAACAGTTAAAAGGTTGATATAAAATCTGTTGTACCGATTGGAATTTTTTTGATGATCTTTTATTACTTTAAGTTAGGTGTGCCTATAAGAAGTAAGACGTTTAGTGCTCATTTTATCGTGCACTAGTAAGTTCCAAACAATAAAACccaatcacattttaaaacatttccctACCACTCCCATCAAATATGACTTATCTGCTTGCGTCACTGTGTATTCTACCACAGATCTTATCTAAACAGGAAGTACATCGTCAACTTTTAAGATACCAGAATTCACTTGAGGGTTGGGTCATTAACTCTGGAACTTCTGTGATTGCAAAATAGGTCTTTTAACTCATGAGGATGTCAATGACCGTAATTGAAATCCAGGACAACACTGAAATTGTCTGGTGACACTGCATCTTTGCTCACATATA
Coding sequences within:
- the higd1a gene encoding HIG1 domain family member 1A, mitochondrial isoform X1 is translated as MFSLSLVKMSDYEENESKFLRKAKENPFVPVGMAGFFAIVGYRLLKMKSRGDTKMSVHLIHMRVAAQGFVVGAMTIGVIYSMYRDYIVKPREEQKAVTQK
- the higd1a gene encoding HIG1 domain family member 1A, mitochondrial isoform X2, with amino-acid sequence MSDYEENESKFLRKAKENPFVPVGMAGFFAIVGYRLLKMKSRGDTKMSVHLIHMRVAAQGFVVGAMTIGVIYSMYRDYIVKPREEQKAVTQK